From the Clostridium putrefaciens genome, one window contains:
- a CDS encoding radical SAM protein has product MEEMKYIYGPVPSRRLGMSLGVSPIHKRTCNYSCIYCQLGRTSSMTNFREMYFDLEEIIGEFDYVIENNISFDIVTIVGEGEPTLYLGLGRLIDEIKKRVSKPVAVITNGSFLYDKMVQQEISKADIILPSMDGYDEESFKKINRPYKKIKYEDVYYGLIEFSKIYKGQLWLEIMFMEGINDSNLALKRYSEILKEIEYDRLYLNTPVRPPAESDINIVSNDRMKYISEILGGISIDLLYSTGFYSEISDDYNAVISIIKRHPMNQFEIESFLNNRQGSDVINIFDRLKLDKEVAIIKYKGYDTYRLS; this is encoded by the coding sequence ATGGAAGAAATGAAATATATTTATGGACCAGTACCATCTCGTAGATTGGGCATGTCTTTAGGAGTAAGCCCTATTCATAAAAGGACATGTAATTATTCCTGCATATATTGCCAGCTTGGAAGAACAAGTTCTATGACTAACTTTAGAGAAATGTACTTTGATTTAGAAGAAATAATAGGTGAATTTGACTATGTGATTGAAAATAATATTAGCTTTGATATTGTAACTATTGTGGGGGAGGGAGAGCCTACTTTATATTTAGGACTTGGAAGACTCATTGATGAAATAAAAAAAAGAGTTAGTAAACCAGTTGCAGTCATAACTAATGGATCATTCTTATATGATAAGATGGTCCAACAGGAGATATCAAAAGCTGATATTATACTACCATCTATGGATGGATATGATGAGGAGTCATTTAAAAAGATTAATCGACCATATAAAAAGATAAAATATGAAGATGTTTATTATGGATTAATAGAATTTTCTAAGATATATAAAGGACAGCTATGGTTAGAAATAATGTTTATGGAAGGTATTAATGATTCTAACCTAGCTTTGAAAAGGTATTCAGAGATCTTAAAAGAAATAGAATATGATCGACTATATTTGAATACACCAGTACGTCCACCTGCAGAATCAGATATAAATATAGTTAGTAATGACAGAATGAAATATATATCTGAAATTCTTGGTGGCATATCAATAGATTTATTGTATTCCACAGGATTTTATAGTGAAATTTCAGATGATTATAATGCAGTAATAAGCATCATAAAGAGGCATCCTATGAATCAATTTGAGATTGAGAGTTTTTTAAACAATAGACAAGGTAGTGATGTTATAAATATATTTGATAGACTTAAATTAGATAAGGAAGTAGCTATTATTAAATATAAGGGTTACGACACATATCGCTTAAGTTAA
- a CDS encoding methyl-accepting chemotaxis protein, translated as MNFFVDLNVRKKLISVFSIVIIFVILIGREGIVSSSKINRGSEIIYGTNLVGVKDLLGIKANLNEITTNMFMIVSEQDESKVDEKIKTINHLFEENIKLEEEYDNTPYELNSDIAKEEEKNYEDFNNELVKYKEGNSKIIKLVKAKEYEEAFKFNNSELNLIRISMIEKLDKLVITNEQYAKQSNIESTNQFKKARNRIIIYTAIAFLITMLMSYIIMRSIIDPLNKIKDLAGRLSIYDFSKTLIISTKDEFGQTAIALNAAQDNVKELLKEITNNSFDLNASSEELSATVEEITAKIEAIDCSTIEIDKAVQEVSSTSEEISASVEEVNSSMEELSSKAMDGSSNASQIKEKAEKIRVEARKVSKKSEDIYKEKEKSILKAIEDGNVVDEIKIMADVIAGISGKTNLLALNATIEAARAGEHGKGFAVVADEVRKLAEQSGDTVKTIQDTIIKVQYAFKNLSSNSNDILKFIIENMKPALDQYARVGEQYGEDGEFISSMSEEIAAMSEEVEATIEQVSMAVQTLAESSQLSAEGTSDIQISIEETSKAMEQVSKTSQIQVKLAQKLNDLVQKFKI; from the coding sequence ATGAATTTTTTTGTAGATTTAAATGTAAGAAAGAAATTAATATCAGTATTTTCTATAGTTATTATTTTTGTGATTTTAATAGGTAGAGAGGGTATAGTAAGTTCATCAAAAATAAATAGAGGGTCTGAAATTATATATGGTACTAATTTAGTAGGGGTTAAAGATTTGTTAGGAATTAAAGCCAATTTAAATGAGATTACGACTAATATGTTTATGATTGTTTCTGAACAGGATGAGTCAAAGGTAGATGAAAAAATAAAAACTATAAATCACTTATTTGAGGAAAATATAAAGTTAGAAGAAGAATATGATAACACACCATATGAATTGAATTCTGATATTGCAAAGGAAGAAGAAAAGAATTATGAGGATTTTAATAATGAATTAGTAAAATATAAAGAGGGTAATTCTAAGATTATTAAGCTAGTAAAAGCCAAAGAGTATGAGGAAGCGTTTAAGTTTAATAATTCAGAGTTAAATTTAATAAGAATTTCTATGATTGAAAAGTTAGATAAATTAGTTATTACTAATGAACAATATGCTAAACAGTCTAATATAGAAAGCACAAATCAATTTAAAAAAGCTAGAAATAGAATTATAATTTATACGGCTATAGCATTTTTAATTACAATGTTGATGTCTTATATAATAATGAGGAGTATAATAGATCCTTTAAATAAAATAAAAGATTTAGCAGGAAGATTATCTATTTATGACTTTTCTAAAACACTTATTATTTCAACAAAAGATGAATTCGGACAAACTGCCATCGCGTTAAATGCAGCACAGGATAATGTTAAAGAGTTACTAAAAGAAATAACAAACAACTCCTTTGATCTTAATGCATCTTCTGAAGAGCTCTCAGCTACAGTTGAGGAAATAACAGCTAAAATAGAAGCTATAGATTGCTCAACTATAGAAATAGATAAAGCAGTTCAAGAAGTAAGTAGCACATCAGAGGAAATAAGTGCATCCGTTGAAGAGGTTAACTCAAGCATGGAAGAACTATCTTCAAAGGCTATGGATGGTAGTAGCAATGCTTCACAAATCAAAGAAAAGGCCGAGAAGATTCGAGTAGAGGCTAGAAAGGTATCTAAAAAGAGTGAAGATATTTATAAGGAAAAGGAAAAGAGTATACTAAAAGCTATAGAAGATGGAAATGTTGTAGATGAAATAAAGATTATGGCAGATGTAATTGCAGGCATTTCAGGTAAAACTAACTTACTAGCTTTAAATGCAACAATTGAAGCTGCAAGGGCGGGAGAACATGGAAAAGGTTTTGCAGTAGTTGCAGATGAAGTAAGAAAACTTGCAGAACAATCTGGAGATACTGTAAAGACTATTCAAGATACAATAATAAAGGTTCAATATGCATTTAAAAATTTATCCTCAAATAGCAACGATATACTTAAATTTATTATAGAAAATATGAAGCCAGCTTTAGATCAATACGCAAGAGTTGGGGAGCAATATGGTGAAGATGGAGAATTTATAAGTTCTATGTCGGAAGAAATTGCAGCTATGTCGGAAGAGGTGGAAGCCACAATAGAACAAGTTAGTATGGCTGTTCAAACCCTTGCAGAGAGTTCACAGCTTTCAGCAGAAGGTACATCAGATATTCAAATTAGTATTGAGGAAACTTCAAAAGCTATGGAGCAAGTATCAAAAACCTCACAAATCCAAGTAAAACTTGCACAAAAACTTAATGATTTGGTACAAAAATTTAAAATTTAA
- a CDS encoding NifB/NifX family molybdenum-iron cluster-binding protein, whose translation MKIAISATGKTKEDLMDMRFGRCEYFQIHDTKSGEVTILENKGQNANGGAGIASSNQLIDEEVDVIITGNLGPNAFELIQKAEIKAYKSGNIAINSVLKKYDASELEEIKISGPANHGGNR comes from the coding sequence ATGAAAATAGCAATTTCAGCAACAGGAAAAACTAAAGAAGATTTAATGGATATGAGATTTGGTAGGTGTGAATATTTTCAAATTCATGATACTAAAAGTGGTGAAGTTACAATTTTAGAAAACAAAGGTCAAAATGCTAATGGTGGTGCAGGTATTGCATCATCTAATCAATTGATAGATGAGGAGGTAGATGTTATTATCACAGGAAATCTTGGACCTAATGCATTTGAACTTATTCAAAAGGCAGAAATTAAGGCATATAAATCTGGTAATATAGCTATAAATTCGGTACTTAAAAAATATGATGCTAGTGAACTTGAAGAAATAAAGATATCTGGTCCTGCAAACCATGGTGGAAACCGTTAG
- a CDS encoding P-loop NTPase, with protein sequence MNIAILSGKGGTGKTTVSTNLALALNANYIDCDVEEPNGFLFLKPKVYKTQKVMVEYPVIDNDKCVSCGECVNVCQFNALAKVRDDIMLFQKLCHGCGACEIVCKYNALTYDKRQIGKIEKGIVRDINCNRGILNIGEPMAVPVIRELLKGLSDGVNLIDCPPGTSCNVVNALKYSNGAILVTEPSQFGLHDLKMALELVKMYNIPFGIVINKDDGEDNIIKRFCKEEKVRLIGTIPYSKDTAVIYSKGEILYDDLHHKRIFDEISKTLKEVLSWT encoded by the coding sequence ATGAATATAGCAATACTTAGTGGAAAAGGAGGAACAGGAAAGACTACGGTATCTACTAATCTTGCTCTTGCATTAAATGCAAATTATATAGATTGTGATGTAGAAGAACCAAATGGTTTCTTATTTTTAAAACCTAAAGTGTATAAAACACAAAAAGTTATGGTGGAGTATCCTGTTATAGATAATGATAAATGTGTAAGCTGTGGAGAATGTGTAAACGTGTGTCAATTTAATGCTCTTGCTAAAGTAAGAGATGATATTATGCTTTTTCAAAAGTTATGCCATGGTTGTGGAGCTTGTGAAATTGTATGTAAATATAATGCTTTGACCTATGATAAAAGACAAATAGGCAAAATTGAAAAGGGCATTGTAAGAGATATAAATTGTAACAGGGGAATTTTAAATATAGGGGAACCTATGGCAGTACCAGTTATAAGAGAATTACTTAAAGGTCTATCGGATGGGGTTAACTTAATTGATTGCCCTCCAGGTACTTCTTGTAATGTAGTAAATGCTTTAAAATATTCTAATGGAGCAATACTTGTTACGGAGCCTTCACAATTTGGACTTCACGATTTGAAAATGGCGTTAGAACTTGTGAAAATGTATAATATACCCTTTGGTATAGTCATAAATAAAGATGATGGAGAAGACAATATAATAAAAAGATTTTGTAAAGAGGAGAAGGTTAGATTAATAGGCACCATACCTTATAGCAAAGATACAGCAGTGATTTATTCTAAGGGTGAAATACTATATGATGATTTACATCATAAAAGAATATTTGATGAGATTTCAAAGACGTTAAAGGAGGTACTATCTTGGACTTAG
- a CDS encoding ATP-binding protein — translation MDLVVLSGKGGTGKTTIATALSELAKDVIRIDCDVDAPNLYLFYDGKDIEKDIFIGGKKAIIDKSLCIRCGKCSSICRFNAIEDFSINPFTCEGCGACVLVCPTNAIKLKDEKTADAFITKLDKGIIARAEMGIGSDGSGKLITYLRKSGKRFKKDEELTIIDGSPGIGCAVIASITGSDAVLIVTEPTKSGLEDLMRVTTLCEHFGIFTMVCINKYDINEDMSKEIEMFIEAKELDLVGKIPYDDVVMKSINELKPITFYKDSIAEKAIESMWKDMQRHLH, via the coding sequence TTGGACTTAGTAGTTTTAAGTGGAAAGGGAGGAACGGGAAAGACTACCATTGCAACAGCATTATCTGAACTTGCAAAGGATGTAATTAGGATAGATTGTGATGTAGATGCACCAAATCTTTATTTGTTTTATGATGGCAAAGATATCGAAAAGGATATATTTATAGGTGGTAAAAAGGCTATAATAGATAAATCACTTTGCATTAGATGTGGGAAATGTTCATCTATATGTAGGTTTAATGCTATAGAAGATTTTAGTATAAATCCATTTACCTGCGAAGGGTGTGGTGCCTGCGTGTTAGTATGTCCAACGAATGCTATAAAGTTAAAAGATGAAAAGACAGCAGATGCATTTATAACTAAGTTAGATAAAGGAATAATTGCAAGGGCAGAAATGGGTATAGGTAGCGATGGATCTGGAAAGTTAATAACTTATTTAAGAAAGAGTGGCAAAAGATTCAAGAAAGATGAGGAATTAACTATAATAGATGGATCGCCAGGTATAGGGTGTGCTGTAATTGCTTCAATAACCGGAAGTGATGCAGTATTAATTGTTACAGAACCTACGAAATCAGGTCTAGAAGATTTAATGAGAGTAACAACCTTATGTGAGCATTTTGGGATCTTTACTATGGTCTGTATAAACAAATATGATATAAATGAAGATATGAGCAAAGAAATAGAAATGTTTATTGAAGCTAAGGAATTGGATTTAGTAGGTAAGATTCCATATGATGATGTGGTTATGAAATCTATAAATGAATTGAAACCAATAACCTTTTATAAAGATAGTATAGCAGAAAAGGCTATTGAAAGTATGTGGAAGGATATGCAAAGACATTTGCATTAA
- a CDS encoding NifB/NifX family molybdenum-iron cluster-binding protein, giving the protein MKIAVASEGKCVSGHFGYCEGFIMYNVEEGKLVNKDFTKNPGHKPGFLPVFLKELEVGVIIAGGMGESAQHLFNENEIEVVVGAKGSCDDVVQKYINGELKSTGSVCKEHEHEGSCSE; this is encoded by the coding sequence ATGAAGATAGCAGTTGCAAGTGAAGGAAAGTGTGTAAGTGGACATTTTGGATATTGTGAAGGGTTTATAATGTATAATGTAGAAGAAGGTAAATTAGTAAATAAGGATTTCACTAAAAATCCAGGACATAAACCAGGATTTCTTCCAGTATTTTTAAAGGAATTAGAGGTAGGTGTTATTATTGCAGGTGGCATGGGAGAATCGGCACAACATTTATTTAATGAAAATGAAATTGAGGTAGTTGTTGGTGCTAAAGGATCTTGTGATGATGTAGTGCAAAAGTATATAAATGGTGAATTAAAGTCAACAGGCAGTGTTTGTAAGGAACATGAACACGAAGGAAGTTGTAGCGAATAA
- a CDS encoding DUF134 domain-containing protein — MVRPTKFRRVEFFPENTYFVPWGKPKCEIEEIVLKVEELEAMRLKDIEELNQEQCAERMQVSRQTFQNIIDSSRKKIATALTEGKAIRINGGNYRTKFCKFKCFNCKNIYEINYEQDKNNCPDCGSEKVMCSKKSDFCTKWCNPTD; from the coding sequence ATGGTAAGACCAACAAAATTTAGAAGAGTAGAGTTTTTCCCAGAGAACACTTATTTTGTTCCATGGGGTAAGCCTAAATGTGAGATTGAAGAGATAGTTTTAAAGGTAGAAGAGCTTGAAGCTATGAGACTTAAGGATATTGAAGAATTAAATCAAGAACAGTGTGCTGAAAGAATGCAGGTATCAAGGCAGACATTTCAAAATATTATAGATAGCTCAAGGAAAAAGATCGCCACTGCATTGACAGAAGGAAAAGCCATAAGGATAAATGGCGGCAATTATAGAACGAAATTTTGTAAGTTTAAATGCTTTAACTGTAAAAACATATATGAAATAAATTATGAGCAGGATAAAAATAATTGTCCTGATTGTGGTTCTGAAAAGGTGATGTGTAGTAAAAAGTCAGATTTTTGTACAAAGTGGTGTAATCCTACAGATTAA
- a CDS encoding PLP-dependent aminotransferase family protein — translation MSKSTITILDHNNSSNDPLYIQLYNHYKCLISSGILKSESKLPSIRRCANERMISRTTVETAYLQLAAEGYVTSKPGSGFYVNDLNYMDIQEHLPIEVKTSNINSKPLYDFTTSDVDYKSFNFDLWSRYMKSALRNGERLLSYGDPQGEYDLRVVLSKYVGDRRGVICTPEQIVVGAGVQSLLQILCSLTGVRSPVSFAGGSFKQARAVFSDRGFETLSYDNITNDLSSFSKDKVKIIYTSPSHITPWGDVMPMQTRLELLSFAKTNDCLIIEDDYDSEFRYYSRPVPSLQGLDGGEKVIYLGTFSRLLLPSLRISFMVLSKELTKTYSNRGKIYNQTASKTDQIALCQFIRDGHLSKQIKKARKLYMIKSQQLCIAIDKVFYDKAKALPGSGGFLIQMEVKSKLSSKDLEKRGSNVGVLVRSFNSVNESKYPRLLLSCSGVSEDSFEEALRLLKDEFFKD, via the coding sequence ATGAGCAAATCAACTATAACCATACTAGATCACAATAATTCTTCTAATGATCCCTTATATATTCAACTTTATAATCATTATAAGTGTCTAATTTCTTCTGGCATACTCAAATCAGAAAGCAAACTTCCATCTATAAGAAGGTGTGCAAATGAAAGAATGATAAGTCGCACTACAGTAGAAACAGCATACTTACAGCTAGCTGCAGAAGGATATGTTACATCAAAGCCCGGAAGTGGATTTTACGTAAATGACTTAAATTATATGGATATCCAAGAGCATTTACCAATAGAGGTTAAAACATCTAATATAAACTCAAAACCATTATACGATTTTACTACTTCTGACGTAGATTATAAAAGCTTTAACTTTGATTTATGGAGTAGATATATGAAAAGTGCACTTCGCAATGGAGAAAGGCTTTTATCTTATGGAGACCCTCAAGGTGAGTACGACCTTAGAGTTGTATTATCTAAATATGTTGGGGATAGAAGAGGCGTAATATGTACCCCAGAACAGATTGTAGTTGGAGCAGGCGTCCAAAGTTTATTACAAATCTTATGTTCTCTTACTGGAGTGCGTTCTCCAGTTTCATTTGCTGGTGGTAGCTTTAAGCAAGCAAGAGCTGTATTTTCAGATAGAGGCTTTGAGACTTTAAGCTACGATAATATTACCAATGATTTATCCAGCTTTAGTAAAGATAAAGTAAAAATAATATATACCTCGCCCTCACATATAACCCCTTGGGGAGATGTTATGCCCATGCAAACAAGACTTGAACTATTATCCTTTGCAAAGACTAATGATTGCTTAATAATTGAAGATGATTATGATAGTGAATTTAGGTATTACAGCCGCCCTGTACCATCACTACAAGGTTTAGATGGCGGTGAAAAGGTCATATATCTGGGCACCTTTTCAAGGTTATTACTACCTTCTTTAAGAATTAGCTTTATGGTTTTATCTAAAGAATTAACAAAGACTTATTCAAATAGAGGTAAGATATATAATCAAACTGCATCAAAGACTGATCAAATTGCCCTGTGTCAGTTTATAAGAGATGGCCACCTATCAAAACAAATAAAAAAGGCAAGAAAGCTTTATATGATTAAAAGTCAACAACTATGTATTGCTATAGACAAGGTGTTTTACGATAAAGCCAAGGCGCTTCCTGGTTCAGGTGGTTTTCTAATTCAAATGGAAGTTAAAAGCAAGCTTTCATCTAAGGATCTAGAGAAACGTGGATCAAATGTAGGGGTTTTAGTACGTTCATTTAACTCTGTAAATGAAAGCAAATATCCAAGATTATTATTATCTTGTTCTGGAGTTTCAGAGGATAGTTTTGAAGAGGCCTTAAGATTACTTAAAGATGAGTTCTTTAAAGACTAA
- a CDS encoding pyridoxamine kinase — protein MERLKRVLAIHDLSGFGKCSLTVALPVISVAGIECTCMPTAILSTHTGGFTGYTFKDLSEDLYPMAKHWESLGLEFDAIYIGYLGSSSQARSVENIITLLKDDKTLVIIDPVMADNGEYYTGLDEEMCKGFLSICEFADIITPNFTEATLLLGEKYIEPPYTNEYVEGLLKRLSDLGPSKVVLTGVSFKEGEVGAASYDRVTNEINYAFTKRTPGSYHGTGDLFGSAFVAAMVRGININKSIKIAVDLVKASIDITYKRGTPSNYGVDFESRLQQFSIDIQNNINK, from the coding sequence TTGGAAAGATTAAAAAGAGTTCTAGCTATTCATGATCTATCAGGTTTTGGGAAATGTTCTTTGACGGTGGCTTTGCCTGTAATTTCTGTTGCAGGAATAGAATGTACATGTATGCCAACAGCGATACTTTCTACACATACAGGTGGATTTACAGGATATACCTTTAAGGATTTAAGTGAGGATCTGTATCCTATGGCAAAACATTGGGAGTCATTAGGACTTGAGTTTGATGCTATATATATAGGGTATTTAGGCAGTTCAAGTCAAGCAAGGTCTGTAGAAAATATTATAACCTTACTTAAGGATGATAAAACTTTAGTAATAATAGATCCTGTAATGGCGGATAATGGTGAGTATTATACAGGGCTTGATGAAGAGATGTGTAAAGGTTTTCTGTCGATATGTGAGTTTGCAGATATAATAACACCTAACTTTACTGAGGCTACTTTATTGTTAGGAGAAAAGTATATTGAGCCACCTTATACCAATGAATACGTAGAAGGTTTATTAAAAAGACTTTCTGATTTAGGACCATCAAAGGTTGTACTAACAGGGGTATCATTTAAAGAAGGGGAAGTGGGAGCAGCATCTTATGACAGAGTAACGAATGAGATTAATTATGCATTTACAAAAAGAACACCAGGAAGCTATCATGGCACTGGAGATTTATTTGGTAGTGCTTTTGTAGCTGCCATGGTTAGAGGAATTAATATAAATAAATCAATAAAGATTGCAGTTGACTTAGTTAAAGCTTCCATAGATATTACCTACAAGAGAGGAACTCCAAGTAATTACGGAGTTGACTTTGAAAGTAGGTTACAACAGTTTAGTATAGACATTCAAAATAATATAAATAAATAG
- a CDS encoding ECF transporter S component: MKTRKNEFSTRTMVLIGLFAALCYVALFFKIPIPSPVGKPFLHMGNMFVILAALLFTGTIGGLSGSIGMGLFDLMNGYASSVPKTIVLKFGIGVIVGAVASKGNKEDVKSPIKWLTIASFTLIVIGIALLIVSVTRGNEIVVAGIQKKLVINPVLYIFSLILGLALGIVCFLSKNLSVKIQYAVLGAVAGIAFNLVGEFLFGLVRLLFVGSAFIPAVLSSAVSLPATLINGSFSIFVAVALYVPLSKSVLKSKIK; encoded by the coding sequence ATGAAAACAAGAAAAAATGAATTTTCAACACGTACCATGGTTTTGATTGGGCTCTTTGCTGCTCTTTGTTATGTGGCATTGTTTTTCAAAATACCTATACCATCACCTGTAGGTAAACCATTTTTACACATGGGAAACATGTTTGTAATATTAGCAGCACTTCTTTTTACAGGTACTATAGGGGGACTTTCAGGTTCTATTGGAATGGGATTATTTGATTTAATGAATGGTTATGCATCTAGTGTGCCAAAAACTATAGTATTAAAGTTCGGTATTGGAGTTATTGTAGGTGCAGTTGCATCAAAGGGAAATAAAGAGGATGTAAAGTCTCCAATAAAGTGGCTTACAATTGCTTCATTTACCCTTATTGTAATAGGTATAGCTCTTTTAATTGTATCTGTTACTAGAGGGAATGAAATAGTTGTTGCAGGAATTCAAAAGAAGCTAGTAATTAATCCTGTGCTATATATATTTTCACTTATTCTTGGGTTAGCCTTAGGGATTGTATGCTTTTTATCTAAGAATCTATCTGTTAAGATTCAATATGCAGTTTTAGGTGCTGTAGCAGGTATAGCATTTAACCTAGTTGGGGAATTCTTATTTGGATTAGTAAGGCTTTTATTTGTAGGAAGTGCATTTATTCCAGCAGTATTAAGTTCAGCGGTAAGTTTGCCTGCAACGCTTATAAATGGTTCATTCTCAATATTTGTTGCTGTGGCACTTTATGTTCCACTATCTAAATCAGTATTAAAATCAAAAATTAAGTAA
- a CDS encoding collagen-like protein — MRRNDGEFEDKELESESFFEQCNHCQNKCEGYYKNKCKEMVRYYHKKYCECIDDECMEYYKAKSEQCIEYCKQKQLSCCCCKGCCVGPTGATGPTGPTGSTGATGPTGPTGSTGITGNTGSTGATGSTGATGPTGSTGATGPTGPTGSTGITGNTGATGATGSTGATGPTGITGATGPTGSTGITGNTGATGATGPTGSTGATGPTGSTGATGATGSTGITGATGPTGPTGSTGITGNTGATGATGSTGATGPTGSTGITGPTGSTGITGNTGATGATGSTGATGPTGSTGITGPTGSTGITGNTGATGATGSTGATGPTGSTGATGPTGSTGITGNTGATGATGSTGATGATGSTGATGNTGSTGITGNTGATGATGSTGATGATGSTGATGPTGATGLTGNTGATGVTGSTGATGPTGSTGATGPTGSTGITGNTGATGATGSTGATGATGSTGATGPTGSTGITGNTGATGATGSTGATGATGSTGATGNTGATGATGSTGATGPTGSTGATGLTGPKGLAEYAYIYNLGAQVVPVESDIIFSNNGVMVGAITHTPGTSTITIGTAGDYSVWFNSSGAQANQFSIFKNGVLVPGAIYGNSAGNQPNPGMVIVTALAGDTLTLRNHTSVDIITLQTLAGGIQINTNAAMLIEKIS, encoded by the coding sequence ATGAGAAGAAATGATGGAGAATTTGAAGATAAAGAATTAGAATCTGAAAGTTTTTTTGAACAATGTAATCATTGTCAAAATAAATGCGAAGGTTATTACAAAAATAAGTGCAAAGAGATGGTAAGATATTACCATAAAAAATATTGTGAATGTATTGATGATGAGTGTATGGAGTATTATAAGGCAAAATCTGAACAATGTATAGAATACTGCAAGCAGAAACAATTAAGTTGTTGTTGTTGCAAAGGATGCTGTGTAGGGCCAACAGGTGCTACAGGTCCTACAGGTCCTACAGGAAGTACTGGGGCTACTGGACCTACAGGACCAACTGGATCTACAGGAATAACAGGTAACACTGGATCAACGGGCGCTACAGGAAGTACTGGGGCTACAGGTCCTACAGGAAGCACTGGGGCTACTGGACCTACAGGACCAACTGGATCTACAGGAATAACAGGTAACACTGGAGCAACGGGCGCTACAGGAAGTACCGGAGCTACTGGTCCTACAGGAATTACAGGAGCAACAGGACCAACTGGATCCACAGGAATAACAGGTAACACTGGAGCAACGGGTGCTACAGGTCCTACAGGAAGCACTGGGGCTACTGGACCTACAGGGAGTACAGGTGCAACAGGAGCAACTGGATCTACAGGAATCACAGGAGCTACTGGTCCTACAGGACCAACTGGATCCACAGGAATAACAGGTAACACTGGAGCAACGGGTGCTACAGGAAGTACTGGGGCTACTGGTCCTACAGGGAGCACAGGAATTACAGGGCCAACTGGATCTACAGGAATAACAGGTAACACTGGAGCAACGGGCGCTACAGGAAGTACTGGGGCTACTGGTCCTACAGGGAGCACAGGAATTACAGGGCCAACTGGATCTACAGGAATAACAGGTAACACTGGAGCAACGGGCGCTACAGGAAGTACTGGAGCTACTGGTCCTACAGGAAGTACCGGCGCAACAGGACCAACTGGATCTACAGGAATAACAGGTAACACTGGAGCAACGGGCGCTACAGGAAGTACTGGGGCTACTGGTGCAACAGGAAGTACAGGAGCAACAGGTAACACTGGATCTACAGGAATAACAGGTAACACTGGAGCAACAGGCGCTACAGGAAGTACTGGAGCTACTGGTGCAACAGGAAGTACCGGAGCAACAGGACCAACTGGAGCAACAGGACTCACAGGTAACACTGGGGCAACGGGCGTTACAGGAAGTACTGGAGCTACTGGTCCTACAGGAAGTACAGGTGCAACAGGACCAACTGGATCTACAGGAATAACAGGTAACACTGGAGCAACGGGCGCTACAGGAAGTACTGGGGCTACTGGTGCAACAGGAAGTACAGGAGCTACAGGACCAACTGGATCTACAGGAATAACAGGTAACACTGGAGCAACGGGCGCTACAGGAAGTACTGGAGCTACTGGTGCAACAGGAAGTACAGGAGCAACAGGTAACACTGGAGCAACGGGCGCTACAGGAAGTACTGGAGCTACTGGTCCTACAGGGAGCACAGGAGCAACAGGTTTAACTGGACCTAAAGGTCTGGCTGAATATGCTTATATTTACAATTTAGGGGCTCAGGTTGTCCCAGTAGAATCGGATATAATCTTTAGTAATAATGGTGTTATGGTAGGTGCTATTACTCATACACCTGGAACATCTACAATTACTATTGGAACAGCAGGAGATTATTCTGTATGGTTTAATTCTTCTGGTGCACAAGCAAATCAATTTTCTATTTTCAAAAATGGTGTTCTTGTTCCTGGGGCCATTTATGGAAATAGTGCAGGAAATCAGCCCAATCCTGGTATGGTTATAGTTACTGCATTAGCAGGGGATACCTTAACCTTAAGAAATCATACAAGTGTTGATATAATTACCTTACAAACATTAGCAGGTGGAATTCAAATAAATACTAATGCTGCTATGTTAATTGAAAAAATAAGCTAA